The bacterium DNA segment AAAATTATTCGACTTGTCAGATGAGGGGTCGATAGGCGCATGCTTTTTATGCAATATTGGTTCTGATGGCACTGAATGCCTAGTTTGGTTTTTCACAATAGTTCTCCACTTTAATGATCGAGACTAACCATTTAGTTGAGAACCAAAATGAGTTCTAAAAACTATCCTTATTTAAGGGAAAAATAGGTCAGAATTTCGATATATATTAATAGTGCTTAGAAATTTTCAAAGCACAGATTTAAGGCTTATAACATATTATTGATAAGAAATGCAATATTTAGATCGTAAATAACTTATTGATTACATTTAACTTATTTGAACTTGCCTGCTAGCTCTTGATTCTTTACGGAGACTATTCTAGTTTGCGCCACTCTTAAAGATTTTAGACTTAATAAGTAAGTGACTAAGGACAATGGCTAAGACTAGTAGTGTCGAAAAGAATAAACGTAGAATTAAGCTCGTAGCTCAGTATGCTGAATTACGTCGCACACTTAAAGAGACAATTCGTAATCCCAAGAATTCTCTCGAGGATCGTGACGCTGCGCAAATGAAGCTTCAGTCACTGCCTAGAAACTCTTCTCGCACTCGAATCCGTAACCGTTGTGAACTAACTGGGCGCCCACGTGGCGTTTACCGCAAGTTTGGTCTTTGCCGTCTTGAAATTCGTAAAAAAGCAAACACTGGGGAATTACCTGGTGTAAAGAAAGCGAGCTGGTAGAAAGACAAACCAACAGAGCACATAGAATATTTTCCTATTCTGCTCTCAACCTATTTCCGAGTTTAATGCAGTAAAGTAGATTTACCTCTGAAGTCTCATTCAAGAGGTTTAATTTATGCTGATCCCCACTCTAAGGCTTTCTAGCTTTAAAGTTATTTTATGCTCACTTTTATTTTCATCATTAGTCGTCGCAGAAGAAATTCAACCTAAGCTGCTACGTCTCTCGCCCGATGGAATAGATATCCAGCAAACACGACAAATCGTCTTTCAATTTCTCGAGCCTGTTGTCCCTGTGGGAAAAATGGACCGCACTCAAGAGGAAGTTCCATTTAGTTTCACACCTAACCTTAATTGTAACTGGCGCTGGCTTAATACGACAACGCTAAGTTGCGAGCTTGCCGAAGCTGACGCAATGAAACTAGCTACTAAGTATAACTTAAAAATATCTGAGAATACTTCCAGTTCTGAAGCTAAAAAAATTGCCGCGGCAACAAAGAAATACATTGAAGAATTGAATTTAAGCGATCAAGGCTTTAGTTTTATTACCGAACGGCCAAAAGTGAAATATGTTAATTTTCGTCAGTGGCAAGGACCGACAACTCCGCTTTTAAGTATTCACTTCAGTCAAGAAGTTGATCCAAATTCTGTTAAGGAATCACTTTATTTTGAAACCGACCGTGGTCGCGTGTCGATTAATTTTCGCGCTGCAAATCCAGAGGACCCGCAAGATGAGGCCTTGCCACAGCGCGTCTTTTATTTCGAGCCTGCAAGTGAACTTCCAGCTGACAGTCGTATTTCTGTGCAAATCAAGCCCGGGATTAAATCACTTGGCGGTCCAGAGCTTAGCATCGAGGATCGTGAAATCCTACATTTTGACACATTTGGCGCATTCAAGTTTAGCGGGATAAAATGTTGCTCAGCCACTCAAAAAAGTAGTCACGATAATTGGCCCTGCGGCGATTCCTTAGAAATAATGATTATGCCCGGTGATAAAATTTCTGAAGAGAGTAGTTGTGATCCCCAAAAACAAGTTAGGCTTCTTTTTTCGGTTCCTGCAATTAAGGAAGAAGTCCAACCAGGGCTCAAAATCCACCCACGCATCGGTAAAGAAATAACAGCGCAACAAAATACCGAAAGCACAGAAGACCCCTGGGATAGTGTATATTCATACTCGCGATTACATGCCGCACATCAGCACAATGAAGATTATGAATTGCCGCTACCTATGGGGCTTAAGGCTAAAACTAAATATAGTATTAGCGCAGACAAGCATGCTATCCGCGATGAATTCGGCCGCAGTCTTGAGCAAGATATAGAATTTTCTTTTCTAACTTCTAACCGTCGACCGCGCTTTGTCTTTGATTCACAAATTAGCTTTCTTGAGGCTGATGTCGATTCACATTTACCTGTTGCCGTACAAAATCTCGAATCAATTGATTTAAAATACGATATTTTCTCCGCACAAGGATTACTTGAGAACCAATCGCTGCACATCCCGATTAATTCAGTTAAGGACATTTCTTATTATAGTCCACTCAATATCAGGAGTTTATTACGCGGGAAGTCTGGAACATTACTTGGTTCGATTCAAACCACACCAACAGTTGAAAACTACTACGAGAAAAAATTCCTAACGCAGGTCACTCCCTTTAGTGTTCACGTCAAACTTGGCCACCACAATAGCTATGTTTGGGTGACACGTTTTAAAGATGGAAGCTCAGTAAACGATGCAAATGTCTATATTACTTTGGGTAAAGTTTTTTCTCACACTGCGCTCCAACCAGCGCTAGCTTCAAGTAAAACTGATGCGCATGGATTGGCAATCCTACCGGGGCTTAAAGTTTTAGATCCATACAACAAAGTTTCACTGTATGACGCTG contains these protein-coding regions:
- the rpsN gene encoding 30S ribosomal protein S14, which encodes MAKTSSVEKNKRRIKLVAQYAELRRTLKETIRNPKNSLEDRDAAQMKLQSLPRNSSRTRIRNRCELTGRPRGVYRKFGLCRLEIRKKANTGELPGVKKASW